Proteins from a single region of Chloroherpeton thalassium ATCC 35110:
- the rplC gene encoding 50S ribosomal protein L3 has product MSAILGKKIGMTSLFDENRKAIPCTVIEAGPCFVSQVKTVDKDGYAAYQICFDKKKENRTAKPQLGHFQKSGVEPSYKMSEFRKEIFADELNAGDEVKVSIFKEGDTVKVSGVSKGKGFAGVVKRYHFGGGSKTHGQSDRLRAPGSVGGSSFPSRTFKGQRMAGRKGSDSVTIRGLKVVKVLPESNLLVIKGAVPGPNNSYLEIVTSK; this is encoded by the coding sequence ATGAGTGCTATACTTGGGAAAAAAATAGGGATGACAAGTCTTTTTGATGAAAATAGAAAGGCCATTCCATGCACAGTGATTGAGGCAGGGCCATGCTTTGTATCGCAAGTGAAGACTGTTGATAAAGACGGATACGCCGCTTATCAAATTTGTTTTGATAAGAAGAAAGAAAATAGAACAGCTAAGCCGCAACTTGGCCATTTTCAGAAAAGTGGTGTCGAGCCATCATATAAAATGTCTGAGTTTAGAAAAGAAATTTTTGCTGATGAATTAAATGCTGGAGACGAAGTTAAAGTGTCTATCTTCAAAGAGGGCGATACGGTTAAAGTTTCTGGTGTTTCAAAAGGTAAGGGTTTTGCAGGTGTTGTGAAGCGTTATCATTTTGGTGGTGGTTCAAAAACACATGGTCAATCCGATAGACTTCGTGCGCCTGGTTCCGTTGGTGGTTCGTCTTTTCCTTCTAGAACGTTCAAAGGACAGCGAATGGCTGGTCGCAAAGGAAGTGATTCTGTGACTATTAGAGGGTTAAAAGTTGTAAAAGTGCTTCCTGAGTCCAATTTATTGGTTATTAAAGGAGCTGTTCCAGGACCGAACAATTCATATTTAGAGATTGTAACGAGTAAATAA
- the rpsJ gene encoding 30S ribosomal protein S10 has translation MAVQQKIRIKLKSYDHSLVDKWAEKIIEAVKQTDAIISGPIPLPTESQVFTVNRSPHVDKKSREQFMVASHKRLIEIINPSSKTIDLLMKLELPSGVDVEIKS, from the coding sequence GTGGCGGTACAGCAAAAGATACGGATTAAGCTCAAATCATACGACCATAGCTTGGTTGACAAATGGGCTGAAAAGATTATTGAGGCAGTAAAGCAAACGGATGCGATTATTTCCGGGCCAATTCCATTGCCGACTGAGTCACAGGTTTTTACAGTGAACCGGTCTCCTCATGTGGATAAAAAATCGCGTGAGCAATTTATGGTGGCTTCGCACAAGCGGTTGATTGAGATAATCAACCCAAGCAGTAAAACTATTGATCTTCTGATGAAGTTGGAGCTGCCAAGCGGAGTGGATGTTGAAATAAAAAGCTGA
- the rpsL gene encoding 30S ribosomal protein S12 has translation MPTIQQLVRDGRYTKSFKTASPALDRCPQKRGVCTRVYTTTPKKPNSALRKVARVRLSNGIEVTAYIPGEGHNLQEHSIVLIRGGRVKDLPGVRYHIVRGSLDTSGVADRRNGRSKYGAKRPKEGAKK, from the coding sequence ACGGGAGATATACAAAAAGCTTTAAAACGGCATCGCCAGCGTTGGATCGGTGTCCGCAAAAAAGAGGAGTTTGTACGCGTGTGTATACAACAACTCCGAAAAAGCCGAACTCAGCATTGCGTAAAGTTGCTCGTGTTAGATTGTCTAATGGAATAGAGGTTACAGCTTATATTCCTGGTGAAGGTCATAATTTACAGGAGCACTCAATTGTTTTGATTCGTGGTGGTCGTGTGAAGGATTTGCCGGGTGTTCGGTATCATATCGTTCGTGGTTCGCTTGACACGTCTGGTGTTGCTGATAGAAGAAATGGTCGCTCAAAGTATGGGGCTAAGCGTCCTAAAGAAGGCGCAAAAAAGTAA
- the fusA gene encoding elongation factor G: protein MPRQIPLEKVRNIGIMAHIDAGKTTTTERILYYTGRVHRLGEVHDGAATMDWMEQEKERGITITSAATTCFWQPRYGLLKDVRHRVNIIDTPGHVDFTVEVERSLRVLDGAVAVFCAVGGVEPQSETVWRQANKYKVPRIGYVNKMDRVGADFFNVVEMIKERLKANPVPIQIPIGQGEMFAGFIDLIRMKGIIYDKEDGTTYQEVEIPHDLENQAKTWRVNMLEAVSDIDDSLLEKYLNGEEITEEEVRRTLRVATLKTEIIPVLCGSSFKNKGVQFMLDAVVEYLPSPIDVGAVTGHSPRDEDEKIARQPDDSAPFAGLAFKITSDPYVGKLTFFRVYSGVLKSGSYVLNSITGKKERIGRLLQMHANHREDLDEVFAGDIAAAVGLKDTKTGDTLCDESKSIVLEKMVFPEPVIQIAIEPKTKADSDKLGMSLAKLAEEDPTFKVSMNEDTNQTLIAGMGELHLEIIVDRLKREFKVDANVGKPQVSYKETIRKKVEAEGKFVRQSGGKGQFGLVNIIVEPSEKDKGFEFVNEIKGGSIPKEYIPAVSQGIQEAMRNGIVAGYPMIDVKVTLFDGKYHEVDSSEMAFKIAGSIGFKEGARKAGAVLLEPIMAVEVITPEEYMGDVMGDLSGRRGHIEGMHQRAGAQVIKAKVPLSAMFGYSTELRSMTQGRANYSMEFHDYSEVPASIANEIVEKSSGKVTA, encoded by the coding sequence ATGCCGAGGCAAATACCGTTAGAAAAAGTTAGAAACATAGGTATTATGGCTCATATCGATGCTGGTAAAACAACAACGACTGAGCGTATTTTGTATTATACGGGTCGTGTGCATCGTTTGGGTGAGGTTCATGATGGCGCAGCCACTATGGACTGGATGGAGCAGGAAAAAGAGCGTGGTATCACGATCACTTCTGCTGCAACCACTTGTTTTTGGCAGCCTCGCTATGGTTTGTTGAAAGACGTTCGTCATAGAGTTAATATTATTGATACGCCGGGTCACGTTGATTTTACTGTAGAGGTAGAGCGTTCCTTGCGTGTTCTGGATGGTGCTGTCGCTGTTTTTTGTGCTGTTGGCGGTGTTGAGCCTCAGTCGGAAACGGTTTGGCGTCAAGCTAATAAGTATAAAGTTCCTCGTATCGGTTATGTAAATAAAATGGATAGAGTTGGGGCGGATTTCTTTAATGTTGTTGAAATGATTAAAGAGCGTCTTAAAGCAAATCCTGTTCCTATTCAGATTCCGATTGGTCAGGGCGAAATGTTCGCAGGATTTATTGATCTGATTCGGATGAAGGGAATTATTTACGATAAAGAAGATGGTACAACTTATCAAGAAGTTGAAATTCCTCATGATTTGGAAAATCAGGCTAAGACTTGGCGCGTGAATATGCTTGAGGCTGTGTCTGATATTGATGATTCATTGTTGGAGAAGTATTTGAATGGCGAAGAAATTACAGAAGAAGAAGTTCGTCGTACGCTTCGTGTGGCTACTTTGAAAACTGAAATTATTCCGGTTCTTTGTGGTTCTTCGTTTAAGAACAAAGGTGTTCAGTTTATGTTAGACGCTGTTGTTGAATATTTGCCATCGCCAATTGATGTTGGAGCTGTAACAGGTCATAGCCCAAGAGATGAAGATGAAAAAATAGCACGTCAGCCTGATGATAGTGCTCCATTTGCTGGTCTCGCGTTTAAAATTACTTCAGATCCTTATGTTGGTAAATTGACATTCTTCCGTGTTTATTCAGGTGTTTTGAAGTCAGGAAGTTATGTGCTGAATTCTATAACTGGTAAAAAGGAACGAATTGGTAGACTTCTTCAGATGCACGCAAATCATCGTGAAGACTTGGATGAAGTATTTGCAGGTGATATTGCAGCAGCGGTAGGTTTAAAGGATACAAAAACGGGTGATACGCTTTGTGATGAGTCAAAATCAATCGTTCTTGAAAAAATGGTTTTCCCTGAGCCAGTTATTCAAATTGCGATTGAGCCTAAAACAAAAGCTGATTCTGATAAGCTTGGTATGTCGTTAGCTAAATTGGCTGAAGAAGACCCTACTTTCAAAGTCAGTATGAATGAAGATACCAATCAGACGCTTATTGCTGGTATGGGTGAGCTTCACCTTGAAATTATTGTAGATCGTTTAAAACGAGAGTTTAAGGTCGATGCCAACGTTGGTAAACCGCAGGTTTCTTACAAAGAAACAATCCGCAAGAAAGTTGAAGCTGAAGGTAAGTTTGTTCGTCAGTCAGGTGGTAAAGGTCAGTTTGGTTTGGTAAATATTATTGTAGAGCCATCTGAAAAAGATAAAGGTTTTGAGTTTGTTAATGAGATTAAAGGTGGTTCAATTCCAAAAGAGTATATTCCAGCAGTTTCTCAGGGTATTCAAGAAGCAATGCGGAATGGAATTGTTGCTGGATATCCAATGATTGATGTGAAGGTCACTTTGTTTGATGGAAAATATCACGAGGTTGACTCTTCAGAAATGGCGTTTAAAATTGCCGGTTCTATCGGGTTTAAAGAAGGTGCAAGGAAAGCCGGTGCTGTTTTGCTTGAGCCTATTATGGCTGTTGAGGTCATTACGCCGGAAGAATATATGGGCGACGTAATGGGCGATTTGTCCGGTAGAAGAGGGCATATTGAAGGAATGCACCAAAGAGCAGGTGCTCAAGTTATTAAAGCAAAAGTCCCGCTTTCTGCGATGTTTGGATATTCAACGGAACTGCGTTCTATGACGCAAGGTCGTGCAAACTACTCTATGGAGTTTCATGATTATTCAGAAGTTCCGGCAAGTATTGCGAACGAGATTGTTGAGAAGAGCAGCGGAAAAGTAACGGCATAA
- the tuf gene encoding elongation factor Tu, which translates to MAKESYKREKPHVNIGTIGHVDHGKTTLTAAITKVLSEKGQAQKMDFDEIDKAPEEKERGITISTSHVEYETPSRHYAHIDCPGHADYVKNMITGAAQMDGAILVVAATDGPMPQTREHILLAKQVNVPSIVVFMNKVDIADPELIELVEMELRELLSSYGFPGDDIPIIQGSALGALNGEAEWVGKIEELMEAVDNYIPTPVRDVDKPFLMPVEDVFSISGRGTVGTGRIERGVIKINEEVELVGIRPTKKSVVTGIEMFRKLLDQGEAGDNAGLLLRGVNKDELERGMVIAKPGSITPHTKFKAEVYILKKEEGGRHTPFFNGYRPQFYFRTTDVTGSVNLPDGVEMVMPGDNLSIEAELIAPIAMDEGLRFAIREGGRTVGAGTVTSIIE; encoded by the coding sequence ATGGCAAAAGAGTCTTATAAAAGGGAAAAACCGCACGTAAATATTGGTACAATTGGTCACGTTGACCATGGTAAAACAACTCTGACGGCAGCGATTACAAAAGTTTTGTCTGAAAAAGGACAAGCTCAAAAAATGGATTTTGACGAGATTGACAAAGCTCCTGAAGAAAAAGAGCGCGGTATTACTATTTCAACCTCACACGTTGAATATGAAACACCTTCTCGTCACTATGCGCATATCGACTGTCCCGGTCACGCTGACTATGTGAAAAACATGATTACCGGTGCGGCCCAGATGGACGGCGCTATTCTCGTGGTTGCCGCTACAGATGGCCCAATGCCTCAGACTCGTGAGCACATTCTTCTTGCAAAGCAGGTAAACGTGCCTTCTATTGTGGTTTTCATGAACAAAGTTGATATTGCAGATCCTGAGTTGATTGAGCTCGTTGAAATGGAACTTCGTGAGTTGTTAAGCTCTTATGGTTTCCCTGGTGATGATATTCCAATTATTCAAGGTTCAGCACTTGGGGCACTTAATGGCGAAGCTGAGTGGGTTGGTAAAATTGAAGAATTGATGGAAGCTGTTGATAACTATATTCCAACGCCCGTCCGTGATGTAGATAAGCCATTCTTGATGCCAGTTGAAGACGTATTCTCTATTTCTGGTCGTGGTACAGTGGGTACAGGCAGAATTGAAAGAGGCGTCATTAAAATCAACGAAGAAGTTGAATTAGTTGGTATTAGACCGACAAAAAAATCGGTTGTTACTGGTATTGAAATGTTCCGCAAACTTTTGGATCAAGGTGAAGCTGGTGATAACGCAGGTCTTTTGCTTCGTGGTGTTAACAAAGATGAGCTTGAGCGTGGTATGGTTATTGCTAAACCAGGTTCAATTACTCCGCATACCAAGTTTAAGGCTGAGGTTTATATCTTGAAAAAAGAAGAAGGTGGCCGTCATACACCATTTTTTAACGGCTATCGTCCGCAGTTTTATTTCAGAACAACTGACGTAACTGGTTCTGTAAATCTTCCTGACGGCGTAGAAATGGTTATGCCTGGTGATAACCTATCTATTGAGGCAGAGTTGATTGCGCCAATCGCTATGGATGAAGGTTTACGTTTTGCTATTCGTGAGGGTGGTAGAACCGTTGGTGCTGGTACAGTTACAAGCATTATTGAGTAA
- the rpsG gene encoding 30S ribosomal protein S7: protein MRRKAASKRLTLTDQRFNDEIIYRLINAVMIDGKKSVATKVVYDAMDIVGEKSEESALDVFHKAMTNISPVVEVRGKRVGGATYQIPMEVRAERRVALALRWLKKYSESRSGKSMATRLAAEILDASNSQGSAVKKREEVHKMAEANKAFSHFRF, encoded by the coding sequence ATGCGTAGAAAAGCTGCTTCCAAAAGATTAACGCTCACTGATCAGCGGTTTAATGACGAAATAATATATCGGTTGATTAACGCTGTTATGATTGATGGTAAAAAAAGTGTAGCAACAAAAGTTGTATATGATGCAATGGATATTGTTGGGGAAAAATCTGAAGAGTCTGCTTTGGATGTTTTTCATAAAGCAATGACAAATATTTCTCCAGTAGTTGAAGTTCGCGGTAAGCGAGTTGGTGGTGCTACATATCAGATCCCGATGGAAGTTCGTGCTGAACGTCGTGTGGCGTTGGCTCTTAGGTGGTTAAAAAAATATTCTGAGTCTCGCTCAGGAAAGTCAATGGCAACTCGGCTTGCTGCTGAGATTTTAGATGCGTCAAATAGTCAAGGCTCTGCTGTGAAAAAGCGTGAAGAGGTTCATAAAATGGCGGAAGCAAATAAAGCGTTTTCTCATTTTAGGTTTTAG